One segment of Rosa chinensis cultivar Old Blush chromosome 6, RchiOBHm-V2, whole genome shotgun sequence DNA contains the following:
- the LOC112169165 gene encoding protein NRT1/ PTR FAMILY 4.5, which translates to MGIFQTEPKKQASRGGNRAVLFVFATEGLENMAFIANAMSLVTYFYGFMNLSITKSATTLTNFMGTAFLLPLVGGYISDTYWSRFKTCLIFALIELVGYVLLTVQAHYPQLRPTPCKLDVAEPHCEAADRGQLALLYTGLYLIAFGTSGVKAALPALGADQFDDKDPKQAGQLSSFFNWFFLSLTIGAIFGVTFVVWISANHGWDLAFGVSTLAVLFAVLSLCMGKSLYRNNKINPKGSPILSILQVLVASIRNRKLPIPEKAEDLHEIHDKEAGEGHEYLQRTEQFKFLDRAAVNYCPTIEGSSKSTNPGGAWSLCTVTQVEEVKLLIRMLPIILSTIFMNTCLAQLQTFSIQQSLTLDRHFIGFEIPGPSMPVIPLLCMFFLIPIYDRVFVPLVRKLTGIPTGIRHLQRIAVGLLLSVISMAISGMVETRRKSVAAKHNMVDSSEPLPMSVFWLGFQFAIFGAADMFTVVGLLEFFYAESAAGMKSLGTAISWCSIAFGYFLSSVVVETVNKVSGGWLASNNLNRDKLNYFYWLLSGMSVMNFGAYLLCAYWYKYKKVDVVVLEKQGDSDGGVEMIKA; encoded by the exons ATG GGTATCTTCCAAACCGAACCTAAGAAGCAAGCAAGCCGGGGAGGAAACCGTGCTGTACTATTTGTTTTTG CAACTGAGGGACTCGAAAACATGGCGTTCATTGCGAATGCTATGAGCCTCGTAACTTACTTCTATGGATTCATGAACTTAAGCATAACGAAGTCTGCCACCACACTCACCAACTTCATGGGGACTGCATTCCTACTCCCCCTTGTCGGTGGATACATCTCCGATACCTACTGGTCACGATTCAAAACTTGTCTCATCTTCGCACTCATTGAATTGGTG GGATATGTCCTTTTAACCGTGCAAGCACACTATCCCCAACTGAGACCAACTCCGTGCAAATTAGATGTTGCAGAACCTCACTGCGAGGCAGCAGACAGAGGCCAACTTGCTCTCCTCTACACTGGACTCTATCTAATTGCATTCGGCACCAGCGGGGTTAAAGCTGCTTTACCGGCCTTGGGGGCTGATCAGTTCGATGACAAGGACCCTAAGCAGGCGGGCCAATTGTCAAGCTTCTTCAACTGGTTCTTTTTAAGCCTCACCATTGGTGCTATATTTGGCGTCACTTTCGTGGTCTGGATTAGTGCCAACCATGGCTGGGACTTGGCCTTTGGGGTCAGCACATTGGCAGTCCTTTTTGCAGTGCTCTCTCTATGTATGGGCAAATCACTCTACCGCAACAATAAAATTAATCCAAAGGGAAGCCCCATCCTTAGTATACTACAG GTTCTTGTGGCCTCAATCCGAAACCGAAAACTTCCAATTCCAGAGAAAGCAGAGGACTTGCATGAGATCCATGACAAAGAAGCAGGGGAAGGACATGAATATCTTCAGAGAACAGAGCAATTCAA ATTCTTGGACCGGGCAGCGGTCAATTATTGCCCTACTATAGAGGGTTCATCAAAATCTACAAACCCAGGAGGAGCCTGGAGCCTCTGCACAGTCACACAAGTTGAAGAAGTAAAGCTCCTAATCCGAATGCTCCCAATCATACTCAGCACTATCTTCATGAACACATGCTTGGCACAACTCCAAACTTTCTCCATCCAACAAAGCCTGACCTTGGACAGACATTTCATTGGCTTCGAAATCCCCGGCCCATCAATGCCAGTCATCCCTCTGCTCTGCATGTTTTTCCTCATCCCAATCTACGACCGAGTCTTCGTCCCACTCGTCCGAAAACTCACCGGAATTCCCACCGGCATTCGCCACCTACAGCGTATTGCAGTTGGGCTCTTGCTCTCCGTGATTTCAATGGCCATTTCCGGAATGGTAGAGACTCGCCGCAAATCAGTGGCCGCGAAACACAACATGGTCGACTCCAGTGAGCCTCTGCCAATGAGTGTGTTTTGGCTTGGTTTCCAATTTGCCATATTTGGAGCCGCAGACATGTTCACAGTAGTCGGTCTTTTGGAGTTCTTCTATGCTGAGAGCGCGGCAGGGATGAAGTCGCTGGGCACAGCCATCTCTTGGTGTTCGATAGCGTTTGGGTATTTCTTGAGCTCGGTGGTGGTGGAGACGGTGAACAAAGTGAGCGGAGGGTGGTTGGCAAGTAATAATCTCAATAGAGACAAGTTGAACTACTTCTATTGGTTGCTGTCAGGGATGAGTGTGATGAACTTTGGGGCATATTTGCTCTGTGCATACTGGTACAAGTACAAAAAGGTTGATGTAGTGGTGCTGGAGAAGCAAGGCGATTCCGATGGCGGTGTTGAAATGATCAAAGCCtaa